One Streptomyces sp. NBC_00223 genomic window carries:
- a CDS encoding solute symporter family protein yields MGMTTVHQSMVGYLADPAGEHQGLAIVLFTAFVSVTLAITAWAGRRRSSSVEFFAGGRLFTPMQNGFALAGDYMSAASFLGISGLIALFGYDGLLYSVGFFVAWLVVLMLVAELVRNCGRYTLADVLSARMRQRPVRIAAGTASVTVSILYLVAQMVGAGSLVGLLLGGEGTAARTWTVIGVGALMVFYVSFGGMRATTWIQIVKTVLLTGGAITLTVMVLIRFHGNLDNLLSSAVSGSGQGNAFLAPGLKYGGGWTSRLDFISLGLALVLGTAGLPHILSRFYTVPTARSARRSVVWAIALIGLFYLMTIVLGFGAAAVVGSDTVRTSNAAGNTAVPLLAEILGGGAGTTGGTVLFAVVGAVAFATILAVVAGITLASSASVAHDLYASWRRKPAEPSAKAERRRVGRQMTRETAYDDAPRGEFTHHGSLGFGDSTYGIPRHEEPATVESSAAEGHMEEDEVKVARFAAVGIGAVAIALSLFAQDQNIAFLVGLAFAVAASANLPALLYSLFWHRFTTRGAVWSIYGGLVPAMLLVVLSPVVSGRPDALFPGVDFHLFPLENPGLVSIPLGFLAGWLGTVLSPEGADEGMFAETEVRSLTGAGAA; encoded by the coding sequence ATGGGCATGACGACGGTTCATCAGTCGATGGTCGGATACCTCGCGGACCCGGCGGGGGAGCACCAAGGGCTGGCGATCGTCCTGTTCACCGCCTTCGTGTCGGTGACGCTGGCGATCACCGCGTGGGCGGGGCGACGGCGCAGCTCCTCGGTGGAGTTCTTCGCGGGCGGACGGCTGTTCACCCCGATGCAGAACGGGTTCGCGCTCGCCGGCGACTACATGTCGGCGGCCTCCTTCCTCGGCATCTCCGGGCTGATCGCACTTTTCGGCTACGACGGTCTGCTGTACTCGGTGGGGTTCTTCGTCGCGTGGCTGGTCGTGCTCATGCTGGTCGCGGAGCTGGTGCGCAACTGCGGCCGGTACACGCTGGCCGACGTGCTCTCCGCGCGGATGCGCCAGCGGCCGGTGCGCATCGCCGCCGGGACCGCGTCCGTCACGGTCTCCATCCTCTACCTGGTCGCCCAGATGGTCGGCGCCGGAAGCCTGGTGGGGCTGCTGCTCGGCGGTGAGGGGACCGCGGCACGGACCTGGACGGTGATCGGGGTCGGCGCGCTGATGGTGTTCTACGTGTCCTTCGGCGGGATGCGGGCCACCACGTGGATTCAGATCGTCAAGACCGTGCTGCTGACCGGCGGCGCGATCACGCTCACCGTGATGGTGCTGATCCGCTTCCACGGCAACCTCGACAACCTGCTCAGCTCGGCCGTGAGCGGCAGCGGTCAGGGCAACGCCTTCCTGGCGCCCGGTCTGAAGTACGGCGGCGGCTGGACCTCGCGGCTGGACTTCATCAGCCTCGGCCTCGCCCTGGTGCTGGGCACCGCGGGCCTGCCGCACATTCTGTCGCGCTTCTACACGGTGCCGACCGCCCGCTCGGCGCGGCGCTCGGTGGTGTGGGCGATCGCGCTGATCGGGCTGTTCTATCTGATGACGATCGTGCTGGGCTTCGGCGCGGCCGCCGTCGTCGGCTCGGACACCGTGCGGACCTCCAACGCGGCGGGCAACACCGCCGTGCCGCTGCTCGCCGAGATCCTCGGCGGCGGGGCAGGCACGACCGGGGGGACCGTGCTCTTCGCGGTGGTCGGGGCGGTGGCCTTCGCCACGATCCTCGCCGTCGTCGCGGGCATCACCCTCGCGTCCTCCGCGTCGGTCGCCCATGACCTCTACGCCAGTTGGCGCCGCAAGCCCGCCGAGCCGAGCGCCAAGGCCGAGCGCCGACGCGTCGGGCGGCAGATGACCCGGGAGACGGCGTACGACGACGCTCCGCGCGGTGAGTTCACGCACCACGGGAGCCTCGGCTTCGGGGACTCGACGTACGGCATCCCGCGGCACGAGGAGCCGGCGACCGTCGAAAGCTCGGCGGCGGAAGGCCACATGGAGGAGGACGAGGTGAAGGTCGCCAGGTTCGCCGCGGTCGGTATCGGCGCGGTGGCCATCGCGCTCAGCCTCTTCGCCCAGGACCAGAACATCGCGTTCCTGGTCGGTCTCGCGTTCGCCGTGGCCGCGTCGGCGAATCTGCCCGCGTTGCTCTACTCGCTCTTCTGGCACCGCTTCACCACCCGTGGCGCGGTCTGGTCGATCTACGGCGGTCTCGTACCGGCCATGCTGCTGGTGGTGCTCTCCCCGGTCGTCTCCGGGCGGCCGGACGCGCTCTTCCCCGGCGTCGACTTCCACCTCTTCCCGCTGGAGAACCCCGGTCTGGTCTCCATTCCGCTGGGCTTCCTCGCCGGTTGGCTCGGGACGGTGCTGTCGCCGGAGGGTGCGGACGAGGGCATGTTCGCGGAGACGGAGGTGCGTTCGCTCACCGGGGCCGGTGCCGCGTGA
- a CDS encoding response regulator, with the protein MIDVLVVDDDFRVAEINSAYVGKCPGFRVAARAHTAAQALATLERTRIDLVLLDHYLPDETGLTLVRRMRQLGHHADVIMVTAARDVATVQAAMRLGALQYLVKPFGFAGLRAKLDGYAALRRTLDGVSGGGEAGQEQVDRIFGALRTASASPASLPKGHSAPTADLIRRVLREAGAPLSAQEVAERAGLSRSTAQRYLKHLEQAGRLRLTLKYGDTGRPEHLYAWAPSG; encoded by the coding sequence ATGATCGATGTCCTGGTGGTGGACGACGACTTCCGGGTCGCGGAGATCAACTCCGCCTACGTCGGCAAGTGTCCCGGCTTCCGGGTGGCCGCCCGCGCCCACACCGCCGCCCAGGCACTGGCCACCCTGGAACGCACCCGGATCGACCTGGTGCTCCTCGACCACTATCTGCCGGACGAGACCGGGCTGACGCTGGTGCGGCGGATGCGGCAACTCGGCCACCACGCCGATGTGATCATGGTGACGGCGGCCCGCGACGTGGCGACCGTACAGGCGGCGATGCGGCTCGGGGCCCTGCAATACCTGGTCAAGCCCTTCGGCTTCGCGGGGCTGCGGGCCAAGCTGGACGGTTACGCGGCGCTGCGGCGGACCCTGGACGGGGTGAGCGGGGGCGGCGAGGCCGGGCAGGAGCAGGTCGACCGGATCTTCGGCGCGCTGCGTACGGCGTCCGCCTCCCCGGCCTCGCTGCCCAAGGGCCACTCGGCGCCGACCGCCGACCTCATCCGCCGAGTGCTGCGGGAGGCCGGCGCGCCGCTGTCCGCGCAGGAGGTGGCCGAACGGGCCGGGTTGAGCCGCTCCACCGCGCAGCGCTACCTCAAACACCTGGAACAGGCCGGTCGGCTGCGGCTCACCCTCAAGTACGGCGACACCGGCCGTCCCGAGCATCTGTACGCGTGGGCGCCCTCGGGGTGA
- a CDS encoding sensor histidine kinase, producing MRIGWPRRVSAQVLLRELSITVGVTALATGLFLAPLSHQLDDEEMSRALAIAQTVAAQPRIAAELVASRPSPHGPVQAEAERIRKATKASYIVVMDTHGTRWSHTEPKRIGEHVSTDPSVALAGREIMQIDSGTLGRSARGKVPLRDRSGRIVGAVSVGIAYTGVRNRLLGAVPGLLKYAGGALAVGVAAALWGSRRLQRATRGLGFADIAALLDEREAMLHGIREGVVALDRLGRVRLVNDEAQRLLGLHGDTAGVPLDELLPPGRTTDVLAGRAEGADLLTVSGGRVLIANRMPTQDGGAVVTLRDRTELELLGRELDSTHGLLDALRAQDHEHANRLHTLLGLLELGLNEEAVNYVAEVADTHRASAEEVAERVHDPLLSALLVGKAAIAAERGVALRISAATWLPDRVVDARDLVTVLGNLIDNALDAATSGVEVELRAERSTVVVRVGDDGPGVAPELRDLIFTEGWTTKQSPAHRGRGLGLALVRRLAERYGGTARVGARAGGGAVFSVVLPEAVAGGGEGGAGVAGAGVAGDAAMGELAVSGPAMGGPAGSGPGGGARGRGPGRGDPVLGGPLLCDPVLGELAGAARPGGAR from the coding sequence ATGCGGATCGGATGGCCGCGCCGCGTCTCGGCGCAGGTACTGCTGAGGGAGCTGTCGATCACCGTCGGCGTCACCGCGCTGGCCACCGGGCTCTTCCTGGCGCCGCTCAGCCACCAGCTCGACGACGAGGAGATGAGCCGGGCCCTGGCCATCGCGCAGACCGTCGCCGCGCAGCCGCGGATCGCGGCCGAACTGGTCGCGTCCCGGCCCTCGCCCCACGGTCCGGTGCAGGCCGAGGCGGAACGGATCAGGAAGGCCACCAAGGCCAGCTACATCGTGGTGATGGACACCCACGGCACCCGCTGGTCGCACACCGAGCCCAAGCGGATCGGCGAGCATGTCTCGACCGATCCGAGCGTGGCGCTGGCCGGCCGCGAGATCATGCAGATCGACAGCGGCACGCTCGGACGCAGCGCGCGCGGCAAGGTGCCGCTGCGGGACCGCTCAGGGCGGATCGTCGGCGCGGTGTCCGTGGGCATCGCCTACACCGGCGTCCGGAACCGGCTGCTGGGCGCGGTGCCGGGGCTGCTCAAGTACGCGGGGGGCGCGCTCGCGGTGGGTGTGGCGGCGGCGCTGTGGGGGTCGCGGCGGTTGCAGCGGGCCACCCGCGGGCTGGGCTTCGCCGACATCGCGGCGCTGCTGGACGAGCGGGAGGCGATGCTGCACGGCATCCGCGAGGGCGTGGTGGCGCTCGACCGGCTGGGCCGGGTGCGGCTGGTCAACGACGAGGCGCAGCGGCTGCTCGGCCTGCACGGCGACACGGCGGGCGTACCACTCGACGAGCTGCTGCCGCCGGGCCGCACCACGGACGTCCTGGCCGGGCGGGCGGAGGGCGCGGACCTGCTCACCGTCAGCGGCGGCCGGGTGCTGATCGCCAACCGGATGCCGACCCAGGACGGCGGCGCGGTGGTGACGCTGCGGGACCGTACCGAACTGGAGCTGCTGGGCCGCGAACTGGACTCCACCCATGGGCTGCTGGACGCGCTGCGGGCCCAGGACCACGAGCACGCCAACCGGCTGCACACGCTGCTCGGGCTGCTGGAGCTGGGGCTGAACGAGGAGGCCGTGAACTACGTGGCCGAGGTCGCGGACACCCACCGGGCGTCGGCCGAGGAGGTCGCCGAGCGGGTGCACGACCCGCTGCTGTCGGCGCTGCTGGTGGGGAAGGCGGCCATCGCGGCCGAACGCGGGGTGGCGCTGCGGATCTCGGCCGCGACCTGGCTGCCCGACCGGGTGGTGGACGCGCGCGACCTGGTGACCGTCCTTGGCAATCTCATCGACAACGCGCTGGACGCGGCGACGAGCGGCGTCGAGGTGGAGCTGCGGGCGGAGCGGAGCACGGTGGTGGTGCGGGTCGGCGACGACGGGCCGGGTGTGGCCCCGGAGTTGCGGGACCTGATCTTCACCGAGGGGTGGACCACGAAGCAGTCGCCCGCGCACCGCGGGCGCGGCCTGGGCCTGGCGCTGGTACGGCGGCTGGCCGAGCGGTACGGGGGAACGGCCCGGGTCGGGGCGCGGGCGGGCGGCGGCGCGGTGTTCAGCGTTGTGCTCCCGGAAGCGGTCGCGGGTGGCGGCGAGGGCGGGGCCGGCGTGGCCGGGGCCGGCGTGGCGGGTGACGCGGCGATGGGTGAACTGGCGGTGAGCGGCCCGGCGATGGGTGGTCCTGCGGGGAGTGGTCCGGGCGGCGGGGCCAGGGGCCGTGGGCCCGGCCGCGGTGATCCCGTCCTCGGTGGCCCGCTCCTCTGCGACCCCGTGCTCGGCGAACTGGCCGGCGCCGCACGGCCGGGAGGTGCGCGATGA
- a CDS encoding ABC transporter ATP-binding protein: MTTSDTSPAIELRGASKAFRTPSGGLHTAVRDLDLTVERGEFVAVVGPTGCGKSTTLTLVSGLEEATEGEVLVGGEPVRGIGRDVGFVFQQDAVFPWRTVLSNVMAGPRFRGAAKAEARERARDWLARVGLSAFEDRYPHQLSGGMRKRVSLAATLVNDPAILLMDEPFSALDVQTRALMSDQLLDLWAGTGSSVVFVTHDLEESIALADKVVVMTAGPATVKEVFTISLPRPRKVEEVRLEPRFVEIYREIWSSLGEEVRITRERGAGDVAS, encoded by the coding sequence ATGACCACCAGCGACACAAGCCCCGCCATCGAGCTGCGGGGGGCGAGCAAGGCCTTCCGTACCCCGTCCGGAGGGCTGCACACCGCCGTACGGGACCTGGACCTGACCGTGGAACGCGGTGAGTTCGTCGCCGTCGTCGGCCCCACCGGCTGCGGCAAATCGACCACGCTGACCCTGGTCAGCGGACTGGAGGAGGCCACCGAGGGAGAGGTTCTGGTCGGCGGAGAGCCGGTGCGCGGCATCGGCCGGGACGTCGGCTTCGTCTTCCAGCAGGACGCCGTCTTCCCCTGGCGGACCGTGCTGTCCAATGTCATGGCCGGGCCCCGGTTCCGCGGCGCGGCCAAGGCCGAGGCCCGGGAACGGGCCCGCGACTGGCTGGCCCGGGTGGGCCTGAGCGCCTTCGAGGACCGCTATCCCCACCAGCTCTCCGGCGGTATGCGCAAGCGCGTCTCGCTCGCCGCCACCCTCGTCAACGACCCCGCGATCCTGCTCATGGACGAGCCGTTCTCCGCGCTCGACGTGCAGACCCGCGCCCTGATGTCCGACCAGCTGCTCGACCTGTGGGCCGGCACCGGCTCCTCGGTCGTCTTCGTCACGCACGACCTGGAGGAGTCCATCGCCCTCGCCGACAAGGTCGTCGTGATGACCGCCGGCCCGGCCACCGTGAAGGAGGTCTTCACGATCAGCCTGCCGCGGCCCCGCAAGGTCGAGGAGGTACGGCTGGAACCGCGGTTCGTGGAGATCTACCGCGAGATCTGGTCCTCGCTCGGCGAAGAGGTCCGCATCACCCGGGAAAGGGGCGCCGGCGATGTTGCCTCCTGA
- a CDS encoding ABC transporter permease, whose product MLPPEPVVLPRVAAESTERGRARARAVRNRSLLVQAGRILVLAAVLGLWEWFARSGVIDPFNFSMPTKIWDQIRQWSLHGTAQGSLWEQIWYTLYEALLGWGIGVVAGVVLGIALGRIRFLADVFGPYVKVLNALPRIVLAPIFLIWFGLGPASKVASAVVLVFFPVFFNAFQGAREVDRDLVANARILGASNRRVTLQVVIPSATSWIFTSLHVSFGFALIGAIVGEYIGATKGLGLLVASSQGTFNAAGVYAAMVILAVVALLAEGLLTFLEKRLFRWKPAESGAGN is encoded by the coding sequence ATGTTGCCTCCTGAGCCCGTCGTCCTGCCGCGCGTCGCGGCCGAGTCCACCGAACGCGGCCGGGCCAGGGCCCGCGCCGTACGCAACCGCTCCCTGCTCGTCCAGGCCGGCCGGATCCTCGTACTGGCCGCGGTGCTCGGCCTGTGGGAGTGGTTCGCCCGCTCCGGGGTGATCGATCCGTTCAACTTCTCCATGCCCACGAAGATCTGGGACCAGATCAGGCAGTGGTCGCTGCACGGCACCGCTCAGGGCTCGCTGTGGGAGCAGATCTGGTACACGCTCTACGAGGCCCTGCTCGGCTGGGGCATCGGGGTCGTGGCCGGCGTGGTGCTGGGCATCGCGCTCGGCAGGATACGTTTCCTCGCCGACGTCTTCGGACCGTACGTCAAGGTCCTCAACGCGCTGCCGCGGATCGTGCTGGCCCCGATCTTCCTGATCTGGTTCGGCCTCGGACCGGCCTCCAAGGTCGCCTCGGCGGTCGTGCTGGTCTTCTTCCCGGTGTTCTTCAACGCCTTCCAGGGCGCCCGCGAGGTGGACCGCGACCTCGTCGCCAACGCTCGCATCCTGGGCGCGAGCAACCGCCGCGTCACCCTCCAGGTGGTCATTCCCTCGGCCACCTCCTGGATCTTCACCAGCCTGCACGTCAGCTTCGGCTTCGCCCTGATCGGCGCGATCGTCGGCGAGTACATCGGCGCCACCAAGGGCCTCGGCCTGCTGGTCGCCTCCTCGCAGGGCACCTTCAACGCCGCGGGCGTCTACGCGGCCATGGTGATCCTCGCCGTGGTCGCCCTGCTCGCGGAGGGCCTGCTCACCTTCCTGGAGAAGCGGCTCTTCCGCTGGAAGCCCGCGGAGTCCGGCGCCGGGAACTGA
- a CDS encoding ABC transporter substrate-binding protein translates to MRKYAQLPALALALAGALTLTTLTACGSDSDSGSGQGHTTKVKIMVGGLDKVIYMPAMLTQRLGFFKEEGLDVTLMTEPAGVEATTALVARDVQGVVGFYDHTLDLQVKGKRVESVVQLAQAPGEVEVVSTKAADEIRSARDFKGKKLGVTGLGSSTDFLTKYLAVHHGLQVSDFTPVAAGAGQTFIAALQQGAIQGGMTTDPTVAQILDKGLGKVLYDMRTPEGSREALGGLYPSSSLYMNTDWVEDHKETVQKLANAFVKTLGWMARHTPEDIAAKMPADYAQGGKELYVEAIKATLPMFTADGVMPPDGPATVEAVLKAFNPNLQHSAVDLEKTYTTEFVNKAA, encoded by the coding sequence ATGCGCAAGTACGCCCAGCTTCCGGCGCTCGCCCTCGCGCTCGCCGGAGCGCTCACCCTCACCACCCTCACCGCCTGCGGCAGCGACTCCGACTCCGGCTCGGGCCAGGGGCACACCACCAAGGTCAAGATCATGGTCGGCGGGCTCGACAAGGTCATCTACATGCCCGCGATGCTCACCCAGCGGCTCGGCTTCTTCAAGGAGGAGGGCCTGGACGTGACGCTGATGACGGAACCGGCCGGGGTGGAGGCCACCACCGCGCTCGTCGCCAGGGATGTGCAGGGCGTCGTCGGCTTCTACGACCACACGCTCGATCTCCAGGTCAAGGGCAAGCGGGTGGAGTCCGTGGTCCAACTGGCGCAGGCGCCCGGCGAGGTCGAGGTGGTGTCCACCAAGGCCGCCGACGAGATCAGGTCCGCCAGGGACTTCAAGGGCAAGAAGCTCGGTGTCACCGGCCTCGGCTCCTCCACGGACTTCCTCACCAAGTACCTGGCGGTCCACCACGGCCTCCAGGTCAGCGACTTCACCCCGGTCGCGGCCGGCGCGGGCCAGACCTTCATCGCCGCGCTCCAGCAGGGTGCCATCCAGGGCGGGATGACCACCGACCCGACCGTCGCGCAGATCCTGGACAAGGGCCTGGGCAAGGTGCTCTACGACATGCGGACGCCCGAGGGCTCCCGCGAGGCGCTGGGCGGGCTCTACCCGTCCTCCAGCCTCTACATGAACACGGACTGGGTGGAGGACCACAAGGAGACCGTCCAGAAGCTGGCCAACGCGTTCGTGAAGACCCTCGGCTGGATGGCGAGACACACGCCCGAGGACATCGCCGCCAAGATGCCGGCCGACTACGCGCAGGGCGGCAAGGAGCTCTACGTGGAGGCGATCAAGGCGACGCTGCCGATGTTCACCGCCGACGGGGTGATGCCGCCCGACGGACCCGCGACCGTGGAGGCCGTGCTCAAGGCGTTCAACCCGAACCTCCAGCACTCGGCGGTGGACCTGGAGAAGACGTACACCACGGAGTTCGTCAACAAGGCGGCCTGA
- a CDS encoding sucrase ferredoxin, with the protein MMTCTRASAELAEPVAATAATARTWLLIEQPGPWGAKALTSSRLDPATGRALDRLADGTGVRVALIRRPGRHADTHRPTRHRVLVAHTAPHDPWVRTAEVADPAELTALDFAAMGAGAHGGFGTPYEGPPLALVCTNGRRDRCCAVYGRPLAAELAASDSGEVWEVTHLGGHRFAPTVLVLPHGYAYGRTDGRHAKEVLEAARAGRVVLDGCRGRSAWERPGQAAELAVRALTGEDLAGALAVERTEAAPDGWTVRVAHTDGRAWQVAVARRAARPPRPESCDAALGTPAWMDVTGVEEVAESRAGGRPDRGGGRAGRQGPAEGPA; encoded by the coding sequence GTGATGACCTGTACGCGAGCCTCGGCCGAGCTGGCCGAACCCGTGGCGGCCACCGCGGCCACCGCGCGGACCTGGCTGCTGATCGAGCAGCCGGGGCCGTGGGGCGCCAAGGCCCTCACGTCGAGCCGGCTGGACCCGGCGACCGGCCGCGCGCTCGACCGGCTCGCCGACGGCACGGGCGTGCGGGTCGCCCTGATCCGCCGCCCCGGCCGGCACGCCGACACGCACCGCCCGACCCGGCACCGCGTCCTGGTCGCGCACACCGCGCCGCACGACCCATGGGTGCGTACCGCCGAGGTCGCCGACCCCGCCGAGCTGACGGCGCTGGACTTCGCGGCCATGGGCGCGGGCGCGCACGGCGGCTTCGGGACGCCGTACGAGGGGCCGCCGCTCGCCCTGGTGTGCACCAACGGCAGACGCGACCGCTGCTGCGCGGTGTACGGCCGCCCGCTGGCCGCCGAACTAGCCGCCTCGGACAGCGGCGAGGTCTGGGAGGTCACCCACCTCGGCGGCCACCGTTTCGCGCCCACCGTCCTCGTACTGCCCCACGGCTACGCCTACGGGCGGACGGACGGCCGCCATGCCAAGGAGGTGCTGGAGGCGGCGCGGGCCGGGCGGGTCGTACTGGACGGCTGCCGCGGCCGGTCGGCGTGGGAACGGCCGGGCCAGGCCGCGGAGTTGGCGGTACGCGCGCTGACCGGCGAGGACCTGGCGGGCGCGCTCGCGGTGGAGCGTACGGAGGCGGCGCCGGACGGCTGGACCGTACGGGTCGCGCACACCGACGGGCGGGCCTGGCAGGTCGCGGTCGCCCGGCGGGCCGCGCGGCCGCCGCGCCCGGAGAGCTGCGACGCGGCCCTCGGCACCCCGGCCTGGATGGACGTCACCGGGGTCGAGGAAGTGGCCGAGAGCCGCGCGGGCGGCCGGCCGGACCGGGGAGGTGGTCGGGCCGGCCGCCAAGGACCCGCGGAAGGTCCGGCGTAG
- a CDS encoding DNA gyrase/topoisomerase IV subunit A → MARRTTKTPPPDDAFEERILDIDVVDEMQGSYLEYAYSVIYSRALPDARDGMKPVHRRIVYQMNEMGLRPDRSFVKCARVVGEVMGKLHPHGDASIYDAMVRMAQPFSQRLPLVDGHGNFGSLDDLPAAMRYTEARMSGPAQLMVESIDEDTVDFAPNYDGQEEEPGVLPAAYPNLLVNGSSGIAVGMATNMPPHNLGEVIAAARHLIKHPNSDLDTLMRFVPGPDLPTGGRIIGLGGIRDAYESGRGAFRIRATVKVTDVTPRRKGLIVTELPFNVGPEKVIAKIKDMVGAKKLQGIADVKDLTDRQHGLQLVIEIKNGFNPEAVLEQLYKLTPMEDSFGINNVALVDGQPLTLGLRELLQVYVDHRFEVVRRRSEFRRTKRRDRLHLVDGLLVALVDIDEVIAIIRSSENSAQAKERLMERFSLSDIQTQYILDTPLRRLTRFDRIELESERDRLNAEIAELTRILESDTELRKLVSSELAAVAKKYGTERRTVLLESAGSPVTAVPLEVADDPCRVLLSSTGLVARTANGEGIGDGEGKRARHDVIVSAVPTTARADVGVVTSAGRLLRLTVIDLPMLPETAAAPSLAGGAALTEFLSLEDGERALCLTTLDESSPGLALGTEQGVVKRVVPDYPANKDNLEVIGLRDGDSVVGAVELRTGEEDLVFITDDAQLLRYPASQVRPQGRPAGGMTGVKLADGAKVISFTAVDPAVDAVVFTVARAEEALDGSGEGTAKLTPFEQYPRKGRATGGVRCQRFLRGEVGLLLAWAGAAPARAATATGTPAELPPKDPRRDGSGVPLAKPVAVVAGPV, encoded by the coding sequence ATGGCCCGCCGCACGACGAAGACCCCGCCGCCGGACGACGCCTTCGAGGAGCGCATCCTCGACATCGACGTCGTGGACGAGATGCAGGGCTCCTATCTGGAGTACGCCTACTCGGTGATCTACTCGCGCGCGCTGCCCGACGCCCGCGACGGCATGAAGCCGGTGCACCGCCGGATCGTCTATCAGATGAACGAGATGGGCCTGCGCCCCGACCGCAGCTTCGTCAAGTGCGCCCGTGTCGTCGGCGAGGTGATGGGCAAGCTCCACCCGCACGGCGACGCCTCCATCTACGACGCCATGGTCCGCATGGCGCAGCCGTTCTCCCAGCGGCTGCCGCTGGTCGACGGGCACGGCAACTTCGGTTCGCTGGACGACCTCCCGGCCGCCATGCGTTACACCGAGGCCCGGATGTCCGGCCCGGCCCAGCTGATGGTCGAGTCGATCGACGAGGACACCGTCGACTTCGCGCCCAACTACGACGGCCAGGAGGAGGAGCCGGGCGTCCTGCCCGCCGCCTACCCCAACCTGCTGGTCAACGGCTCGTCCGGGATCGCGGTGGGCATGGCCACCAACATGCCGCCGCACAACCTCGGCGAGGTCATCGCCGCCGCCCGCCACCTCATCAAGCACCCGAACTCCGACCTCGACACCCTGATGCGGTTCGTGCCGGGCCCCGACCTGCCGACCGGCGGCCGGATCATCGGCCTGGGCGGCATCCGCGACGCGTACGAGTCCGGCCGCGGCGCCTTCAGGATCCGGGCCACGGTGAAGGTCACGGACGTGACACCGCGCCGCAAGGGCCTGATCGTCACCGAACTGCCGTTCAACGTCGGGCCCGAGAAGGTCATCGCCAAGATCAAGGACATGGTCGGCGCGAAGAAGCTCCAGGGCATCGCCGACGTCAAGGACCTCACCGACCGCCAGCACGGCCTGCAACTGGTCATCGAGATCAAGAACGGCTTCAACCCGGAGGCCGTACTCGAACAGCTCTACAAGCTCACGCCGATGGAGGACTCCTTCGGCATCAACAACGTGGCCCTGGTGGACGGCCAGCCGCTCACCCTCGGGCTGCGCGAGCTGCTCCAGGTCTATGTCGACCACCGCTTCGAAGTGGTCCGCAGGCGCAGCGAGTTCCGCCGCACCAAGCGCCGCGACCGGCTCCACCTGGTGGACGGTCTGTTGGTGGCCCTGGTCGACATCGACGAGGTCATCGCGATCATCCGGTCCAGCGAGAACTCGGCGCAGGCCAAGGAACGGCTGATGGAGCGCTTCAGCCTGTCCGACATCCAGACCCAGTACATCCTCGACACCCCGCTGCGCCGGCTGACCCGCTTCGACCGCATCGAGCTGGAGTCCGAGCGCGACCGGCTGAACGCGGAGATCGCCGAGCTGACCCGCATCCTGGAGTCGGACACGGAGCTGCGCAAGCTGGTGTCGTCCGAACTGGCCGCGGTCGCCAAGAAGTACGGCACCGAGCGCCGTACGGTGCTGCTGGAGTCGGCGGGCTCGCCGGTCACCGCGGTGCCGCTGGAAGTCGCGGACGACCCCTGCCGGGTGCTGCTGTCCTCGACCGGCCTGGTGGCGCGGACCGCCAACGGCGAGGGGATCGGCGACGGAGAGGGCAAGCGGGCCAGGCACGACGTGATCGTCTCGGCCGTGCCGACCACCGCCCGCGCGGACGTGGGCGTGGTGACCTCCGCCGGGCGGCTGCTGCGGCTGACCGTCATCGACCTGCCGATGCTGCCGGAGACCGCGGCGGCGCCGTCGCTGGCCGGGGGCGCGGCGCTGACGGAGTTCCTGTCCCTGGAGGACGGCGAACGGGCGCTGTGCCTGACCACGTTGGACGAGTCCTCCCCCGGACTCGCGCTCGGCACCGAGCAGGGCGTGGTCAAGCGTGTCGTGCCGGACTACCCGGCGAACAAGGACAATCTGGAGGTCATCGGCCTCAGGGACGGCGACTCGGTGGTGGGCGCGGTCGAGCTGCGCACCGGCGAGGAGGACCTGGTCTTCATCACCGACGACGCGCAACTGCTGCGCTACCCGGCCTCCCAGGTGCGCCCGCAGGGCCGCCCGGCCGGCGGCATGACGGGCGTCAAGCTCGCCGACGGCGCGAAGGTGATCTCGTTCACCGCGGTCGACCCGGCCGTGGACGCGGTGGTCTTCACCGTGGCCCGCGCCGAGGAGGCACTGGACGGCTCAGGCGAGGGCACAGCGAAGCTGACCCCGTTCGAGCAGTACCCGCGCAAGGGCCGGGCCACGGGCGGTGTGCGCTGCCAGCGCTTCCTGCGGGGCGAGGTCGGGCTGCTGCTGGCCTGGGCGGGCGCGGCCCCGGCCCGGGCCGCCACGGCCACCGGCACCCCCGCGGAACTGCCCCCGAAGGACCCGCGCCGCGACGGCTCGGGCGTCCCGCTGGCCAAGCCGGTCGCGGTGGTCGCGGGCCCGGTGTAA